From one Nitrospira sp. MA-1 genomic stretch:
- a CDS encoding CsbD family protein, which translates to MNKEQFKGNWNQFKGEVKKKWGKFTDDELTQIEGDYDKFKGRAQELYGDQKEELNKWTEDWQAKNQTVR; encoded by the coding sequence ATGAACAAAGAACAATTCAAAGGAAATTGGAACCAGTTTAAAGGCGAGGTGAAAAAAAAGTGGGGAAAGTTTACGGACGATGAATTGACCCAAATCGAGGGAGATTACGATAAATTTAAGGGAAGAGCCCAAGAATTATATGGAGATCAAAAAGAGGAATTGAATAAGTGGACTGAGGATTGGCAGGCGAAAAACCAAACAGTTCGCTAA
- the nhaA gene encoding Na+/H+ antiporter NhaA: MDLVKEAKQTVITRPMERVISPFEDFTKLNASGGIVLLVCTAIGLLWANSAFGDLYSNFWELPFTIGIGTHLLEKPLILWINDGLMAIFFFVIGLEIKREILVGELTEPRQAILPIAAALGGMVIPAFIFLLFNFQSPYSSGWGIPMATDIAFAIGLLGLLGSRIPFSAKIFLTTLAIVDDLGAVLVIALFYTSEISWISLGTACVFLAILMGANRMGLRSPFIYGLFGIGGLWLAFLFSGLHPTIAGVLAAFTIPATSAITKKEFAHKSEKFSQEFRKAEVSGVPVLGNEEQSEAIKALETAKDLIQPPLQKLEHALYPWVTFAIMPIFALANAGVVIATDFSSLLSHSVSLGIGLGLLLGKPLGICLGAWVVVQFGSAVLPSDLGWPQIIGLGFMGGIGFTMAIFIATLAFQEPSDLQTAKLAILIASCLSACIGLLLLSKSTRTPTENGLHSAESPH, encoded by the coding sequence ATGGATCTTGTAAAAGAAGCGAAACAAACCGTGATAACCCGACCGATGGAACGGGTTATTTCGCCCTTTGAGGATTTCACCAAACTCAATGCTTCCGGTGGAATCGTTCTCTTGGTCTGTACTGCTATCGGATTGCTTTGGGCCAATTCGGCCTTTGGCGATCTCTATTCGAATTTTTGGGAACTCCCTTTTACCATTGGCATTGGCACCCATCTATTAGAGAAACCCCTAATACTGTGGATCAATGACGGCTTGATGGCCATTTTCTTTTTCGTCATCGGACTCGAAATCAAACGGGAAATATTGGTGGGGGAATTAACCGAACCTCGTCAAGCCATTCTTCCCATTGCGGCTGCTTTGGGGGGAATGGTGATTCCGGCATTCATATTTCTCCTGTTCAATTTCCAATCGCCCTACAGTTCCGGGTGGGGCATTCCCATGGCCACCGATATTGCTTTTGCCATTGGCCTACTGGGCCTATTGGGTTCAAGGATTCCCTTTTCCGCTAAAATTTTTCTGACTACCCTGGCTATCGTTGACGATCTTGGAGCCGTTCTGGTGATTGCGTTGTTTTATACGTCGGAAATCTCCTGGATCAGCCTTGGAACCGCCTGCGTATTCTTAGCCATACTCATGGGTGCCAACCGAATGGGCCTTCGCTCTCCCTTTATATATGGCCTATTCGGGATTGGCGGCCTGTGGTTGGCCTTTCTTTTTTCCGGCCTTCACCCAACGATTGCGGGAGTGCTTGCCGCCTTCACCATTCCGGCCACTTCCGCTATCACGAAAAAGGAATTTGCCCATAAAAGCGAAAAATTCAGTCAAGAATTCCGAAAAGCCGAAGTCTCGGGGGTTCCTGTGTTAGGGAATGAAGAACAGTCTGAGGCGATTAAGGCTCTCGAAACGGCTAAGGATTTAATTCAACCCCCACTCCAAAAACTCGAACATGCCTTATACCCGTGGGTCACGTTCGCTATCATGCCAATTTTTGCTTTGGCCAATGCAGGCGTGGTGATTGCCACGGACTTCTCCTCCCTTCTCAGCCATTCCGTCTCACTGGGAATCGGGCTGGGATTATTGCTGGGCAAGCCATTGGGAATATGTCTTGGAGCCTGGGTTGTCGTACAGTTTGGCAGTGCTGTTCTTCCATCCGATCTTGGCTGGCCACAAATCATCGGTTTGGGATTTATGGGAGGAATTGGATTTACCATGGCCATTTTCATTGCGACGTTGGCTTTCCAGGAACCCTCCGATTTACAAACAGCGAAATTGGCCATTTTAATCGCCTCCTGTCTCTCAGCCTGTATCGGCTTACTTCTTTTATCGAAATCCACCCGGACGCCAACTGAAAACGGACTTCATAGCGCAGAATCCCCGCATTGA
- a CDS encoding CsbD family protein, with the protein MYNEDQFNGNWKQLKGALKENWGEFTEDDLLAIEGRTDRFEGKLQERYGDRKEEVKAWVDDWMEKHPYEKTQDRQH; encoded by the coding sequence GTGTATAATGAGGACCAATTTAATGGCAATTGGAAGCAGTTAAAGGGGGCGCTCAAGGAAAACTGGGGAGAGTTTACTGAGGATGATTTGTTGGCGATTGAGGGCCGAACCGACCGTTTCGAAGGAAAACTTCAAGAACGATATGGAGACCGGAAAGAAGAAGTGAAGGCTTGGGTCGATGACTGGATGGAAAAACATCCTTATGAGAAGACCCAGGATCGACAACACTAA
- a CDS encoding DUF748 domain-containing protein, whose product MIRTLIISLGTLGFAILVVCLASFFVDEPLRRYIETNLNKNLEGYTVQLEAVDFHPLGFSIDFENLTLRQEANPDPPLLIIPSWTASIQWTELIKMGIVSDHVIRNAEVKFLFTQAEKEVKDKTGVEDKGWQEALYAMYPVTINTFRIEDSSFSYRDQPDQPPLELTNLLLEVGNIQNVRSQVGEYPSSIHLEGSLNQTGFVNIMGKANFLAEPFPGISVDFDLKNLQLQPFIPFSSLVNVEIHSGTLNGKGHVEYSPWANMAQIVRLEIENPDINYVEKHSPRKAQKAKQESPTQDTDDSKKSQDPFKVAIDSALVKNGEFGYTNQTTNPPYKIFFNHVDLQVTGVGSPRITQKGELKLSGKFMGKGKTSIEGGFRPEVQHPDFDVKVKIEKTEMTTFNDVLKAYGGFDVKSGEFSLVSELHTDSGRVQGYIKPFFDKPEIYDLSQDKTDNIFQKAYEGVVNAVASLLENVPRDQVATKTEISGNLENIKVGTWELIWNLFKNAFVDAMKPAFENLKTTGKKNGN is encoded by the coding sequence ATGATTCGTACCCTTATCATTTCATTAGGGACGCTGGGATTTGCCATTCTGGTGGTGTGTTTGGCGTCATTTTTTGTCGATGAACCTCTACGAAGGTATATCGAAACAAACCTCAATAAAAACCTCGAAGGATATACGGTGCAATTAGAGGCAGTGGATTTTCATCCATTGGGGTTTTCGATCGACTTTGAAAATTTAACCTTAAGGCAGGAAGCCAATCCTGATCCACCTCTTCTCATCATTCCCTCCTGGACTGCCAGTATTCAATGGACAGAATTAATCAAAATGGGAATTGTCAGTGATCATGTCATTAGAAATGCTGAAGTAAAATTCCTTTTTACTCAAGCCGAAAAAGAAGTGAAGGATAAAACGGGCGTTGAAGACAAAGGTTGGCAAGAAGCCTTATATGCCATGTACCCCGTCACCATCAATACTTTCCGAATTGAAGATAGTTCCTTTTCATATCGGGATCAGCCTGATCAACCTCCGCTTGAACTGACCAATCTCCTACTGGAGGTGGGAAACATACAGAACGTCCGCTCACAAGTAGGGGAGTATCCATCCAGCATTCATTTGGAAGGATCCCTGAATCAGACCGGTTTTGTGAATATCATGGGAAAAGCCAATTTCTTAGCCGAACCGTTTCCCGGTATATCAGTAGATTTCGATTTAAAAAATCTTCAGCTGCAGCCGTTTATTCCATTTTCCTCACTTGTCAATGTGGAAATACATTCCGGAACGCTGAACGGAAAGGGACATGTCGAATATTCCCCTTGGGCAAACATGGCTCAAATTGTTAGGTTGGAAATTGAAAATCCAGATATTAATTATGTGGAGAAACATTCTCCCAGGAAAGCACAAAAGGCCAAGCAGGAGTCCCCGACGCAAGACACGGATGATTCAAAAAAATCCCAAGACCCCTTCAAGGTGGCGATTGACTCGGCATTAGTGAAAAATGGCGAATTTGGCTATACGAACCAGACAACAAATCCCCCCTATAAGATTTTTTTCAATCATGTGGATCTTCAGGTAACTGGAGTGGGGTCTCCAAGGATCACTCAGAAAGGAGAATTGAAACTTTCCGGGAAATTTATGGGAAAGGGGAAGACGTCAATCGAAGGCGGATTCCGGCCGGAGGTGCAACATCCTGATTTTGATGTAAAAGTGAAAATTGAAAAAACAGAAATGACAACTTTCAACGATGTATTGAAAGCCTATGGAGGTTTCGATGTGAAGAGCGGGGAATTTTCGTTAGTTTCTGAATTGCATACTGATAGTGGCCGGGTCCAGGGGTATATTAAGCCATTTTTCGATAAACCTGAAATTTACGATCTTTCACAAGACAAAACCGACAATATCTTTCAAAAGGCCTATGAGGGCGTTGTGAATGCGGTTGCTTCTCTATTGGAAAATGTTCCAAGAGACCAGGTGGCCACGAAAACAGAAATCAGCGGGAATTTAGAAAATATTAAGGTAGGGACATGGGAGCTTATATGGAATCTATTCAAGAATGCATTTGTTGATGCCATGAAACCGGCCTTCGAAAATTTAAAAACCACTGGCAAGAAGAATGGTAATTAA
- a CDS encoding CreA family protein, with amino-acid sequence MSLIFSISLVSGAYAEEIGSVDTKFNFLGPDHKIVIEAFDDPKIEGVTCHLSRSKTGGLKGMVGVAEDTSDASIACRQVGPIHIVAELEEGEKVFHESRSLIFKKLQVVRFFDKKRQTFIYLVYSDKVIEGSPKNSISTVPIRSWSTP; translated from the coding sequence ATGTCTTTGATCTTTTCTATATCACTGGTTTCTGGTGCCTATGCTGAGGAAATTGGAAGTGTGGATACCAAATTCAATTTTTTGGGCCCAGATCACAAAATTGTGATTGAAGCATTTGATGATCCAAAAATTGAAGGAGTCACCTGCCATCTGAGTCGCTCAAAAACAGGAGGGTTAAAGGGTATGGTTGGTGTCGCTGAGGACACTTCAGATGCGTCAATTGCCTGCAGGCAGGTCGGCCCCATTCACATTGTTGCTGAGCTTGAAGAGGGGGAAAAGGTGTTTCACGAGAGTCGCTCATTAATCTTTAAAAAATTGCAGGTGGTCAGATTTTTTGACAAGAAACGTCAAACCTTCATTTATCTCGTATACAGCGATAAAGTGATCGAAGGCTCACCAAAAAATTCCATATCGACGGTGCCGATCAGGTCTTGGTCGACCCCATAA
- a CDS encoding response regulator → MIYLVIEDQKISEIIAERLRKMGKKTRVISQSEELWMGIRESSPDIIILDGNSPHINALEILKDLKAQEYKGQTIVLGGESSAPFTPEISRFGAIQTAGRPLAASRIMGAIRIAQEHLNADLWRSSSSRSEVMRDSGQKATFL, encoded by the coding sequence ATGATTTATCTTGTGATAGAAGATCAAAAAATTTCAGAAATCATTGCAGAGCGTTTGCGGAAAATGGGTAAAAAGACGAGGGTAATTTCCCAATCGGAGGAATTGTGGATGGGCATTCGGGAAAGTTCTCCCGATATCATTATTCTGGATGGTAATAGCCCGCATATTAATGCTCTGGAAATTTTGAAGGATCTTAAAGCCCAGGAATATAAAGGCCAGACTATAGTTTTAGGAGGTGAATCTTCTGCCCCGTTTACCCCTGAAATCTCCCGTTTCGGTGCTATTCAGACAGCCGGTCGCCCTCTGGCGGCCAGTCGCATAATGGGCGCTATCAGGATTGCCCAAGAACATTTGAATGCGGATCTATGGCGTTCCTCGTCAAGCAGATCTGAAGTGATGAGGGATTCCGGCCAAAAGGCAACCTTTTTATAG
- a CDS encoding cytochrome ubiquinol oxidase subunit I yields the protein MIENLLAARLQMAISLGFHIIFAVAGMAMPLLMVIAEWRYIRTGNEIFRELATRWAKGTAILFAIGAVSGTVLSFELGLLWPTFMAWAGPIIGLLFSLEGFAFFTEAIFLGIYLYGWKKIPAYLHLMSGVIVTVSGVLSAFFVVLANGWMNHPVGFQLLDGQPTQIAPLATFTNPIGLHESHHMILAAFVAIGFLVAGVHAFFLLRQPENPFHQEALRIALMTGGVAAIFQPLSGDLLARAVATYSPIKLAALEGHFHTTSGASLWIGGIPDGSTATISYGIEIPYALSLLLHGDPMATVTGLLDFPRQDWPPLVVVHLAFQIMIASGFILMAMSVGGFCKIWKQKFLWKSRWFLRCLVGCAPLGLIAIESGWVVTEVGRQPWIIVGIMRTTDAVTPMTGLTVSLIFFTLLYLGLAGIVLWLLHRHLTVFPQIGEPDGPSSRKTHARA from the coding sequence ATGATTGAAAACCTTCTGGCTGCGCGTCTCCAAATGGCGATTTCCCTTGGTTTTCATATCATATTCGCCGTGGCAGGCATGGCCATGCCACTACTCATGGTCATTGCAGAATGGCGTTATATTCGCACCGGCAATGAAATCTTTCGTGAATTGGCCACACGATGGGCAAAGGGAACCGCCATTCTTTTTGCCATTGGCGCCGTATCCGGCACGGTGCTTTCCTTTGAACTCGGACTGTTATGGCCGACATTTATGGCTTGGGCCGGGCCGATTATCGGACTCTTGTTTTCCTTAGAAGGGTTTGCTTTTTTCACGGAAGCTATCTTTTTGGGAATTTATCTCTATGGGTGGAAGAAGATTCCGGCTTATCTGCATTTGATGTCCGGAGTGATCGTGACGGTGAGTGGTGTTCTATCCGCTTTTTTTGTCGTGCTGGCCAATGGTTGGATGAACCACCCTGTCGGGTTTCAGCTACTCGATGGACAGCCTACCCAGATTGCCCCGCTTGCCACCTTTACCAATCCGATCGGGCTACATGAATCGCATCACATGATTCTGGCGGCATTTGTGGCAATCGGGTTCCTTGTGGCGGGTGTGCATGCTTTTTTCTTACTTCGGCAACCGGAAAATCCCTTTCACCAGGAGGCGCTCCGAATTGCCTTGATGACAGGGGGAGTGGCGGCCATCTTTCAACCTCTGAGTGGAGACTTGCTCGCCCGCGCAGTGGCCACCTACAGCCCGATTAAACTGGCGGCGCTCGAAGGACATTTTCATACCACCTCCGGCGCTTCCCTTTGGATTGGAGGCATTCCCGATGGCTCCACCGCAACGATTTCATATGGAATTGAAATTCCTTATGCGCTCAGCCTCTTACTTCATGGGGATCCTATGGCAACTGTCACAGGATTGTTGGATTTTCCTCGCCAGGATTGGCCTCCGCTCGTAGTGGTCCATCTCGCATTCCAAATCATGATCGCCTCTGGATTTATCCTCATGGCCATGAGTGTGGGGGGATTCTGCAAGATATGGAAACAGAAATTTCTATGGAAATCCCGTTGGTTTCTTCGATGCCTAGTGGGTTGCGCTCCTTTAGGGTTAATCGCCATCGAATCCGGTTGGGTGGTGACGGAAGTCGGTCGGCAGCCTTGGATCATCGTAGGAATTATGCGCACCACTGATGCCGTTACCCCGATGACCGGCCTGACCGTTTCGCTTATCTTTTTTACCCTGCTATATCTGGGATTGGCTGGAATTGTTCTGTGGCTTTTACATCGCCATCTTACGGTATTTCCACAGATTGGAGAACCGGATGGTCCATCTTCAAGGAAGACTCATGCCAGGGCTTGA
- a CDS encoding PRC-barrel domain-containing protein, producing MPVSLLFIFWGFILLVAPLSQALAANLDQDSYKASEQVGKSVKNLQGEDIGLIEELVIGSDGKVGYAVLSFGGFLDMGDKLFAVPWASLAHPPGQEHLTLDIQSKKLETAPGFNKNDWPDMKDEKWKLMIGEFYSTPEPSPHNTKAR from the coding sequence ATGCCGGTTTCGCTTCTATTTATTTTTTGGGGTTTTATCTTGCTCGTCGCACCCCTTTCCCAAGCTTTAGCTGCAAATTTAGACCAGGATTCCTACAAGGCCAGTGAGCAAGTTGGGAAATCCGTCAAAAATCTCCAAGGTGAAGACATTGGGCTGATTGAAGAACTGGTTATAGGGAGTGACGGAAAAGTCGGATATGCGGTTTTATCCTTTGGAGGATTTTTAGATATGGGGGACAAGCTCTTTGCCGTCCCATGGGCATCGCTTGCACATCCACCAGGCCAGGAACATTTGACTCTGGATATTCAATCGAAAAAATTAGAAACGGCGCCAGGCTTTAATAAAAATGATTGGCCCGACATGAAGGACGAAAAGTGGAAATTAATGATAGGGGAATTCTACTCAACGCCAGAGCCTTCCCCTCATAATACCAAGGCCCGGTAA
- a CDS encoding SDR family NAD(P)-dependent oxidoreductase, whose translation MQFLKSLFTLEGKNAIVTGAASGLGQHGAKTLARAGARVALFDVNQDGLAETAARIEEVGGQSISQVVDISQTKAVDAGVAEVIEAFGDIHVLVNSAGVALWRQALEVSEEEWDLLLNVDLKGTWLMCQAVAKHMIANEIPGSLINISSATSHRPQPNLVPYATAKAGVNHLSRALAAELAPYGIRVNSLAPGGIMTNMVREFLKTPDGRAAVGSVPLKRFAEVEEYNGPLLLLASDASSYMTGAVLMVDGGLACAALQFPEHDQSN comes from the coding sequence ATGCAGTTTCTGAAATCGTTGTTCACGCTTGAAGGAAAGAATGCGATCGTCACAGGGGCTGCTTCGGGTTTGGGCCAACATGGCGCCAAAACGCTCGCGCGCGCAGGTGCCCGAGTCGCACTGTTCGACGTCAACCAGGATGGACTGGCTGAAACAGCCGCTAGGATTGAAGAGGTGGGTGGTCAATCGATAAGCCAGGTCGTCGATATCTCACAGACCAAGGCTGTCGACGCCGGCGTGGCGGAAGTGATCGAAGCGTTCGGCGATATCCACGTGTTAGTAAACTCGGCGGGAGTCGCTTTGTGGCGACAGGCTCTGGAAGTTTCCGAAGAAGAGTGGGACCTGCTGCTCAACGTCGATCTCAAAGGCACATGGCTAATGTGTCAGGCAGTGGCCAAGCACATGATCGCCAACGAGATTCCTGGTAGTCTGATCAACATCTCATCGGCCACTTCACACCGCCCTCAACCCAACCTGGTGCCATACGCCACCGCGAAGGCGGGAGTAAACCATCTCTCTCGAGCACTTGCCGCCGAGTTAGCGCCATACGGGATTCGAGTGAATTCGCTTGCTCCCGGTGGCATTATGACCAATATGGTCAGGGAGTTTCTGAAGACCCCAGATGGTAGGGCAGCGGTAGGATCGGTGCCACTGAAGCGTTTCGCGGAGGTCGAAGAATACAACGGCCCACTACTCCTACTGGCCTCCGATGCCTCAAGCTACATGACCGGGGCGGTCCTAATGGTCGACGGCGGCCTCGCATGCGCGGCGTTGCAATTCCCGGAGCACGATCAGTCGAACTGA
- a CDS encoding entericidin A/B family lipoprotein: MSEKNYVGAVLLIALLAMTGCNTMEGAGEDVQKAGEEIEKAAD, translated from the coding sequence ATGAGCGAAAAAAATTATGTGGGGGCAGTGCTTTTGATCGCATTATTAGCGATGACCGGATGTAATACTATGGAGGGAGCCGGCGAGGATGTACAAAAAGCCGGGGAAGAAATTGAGAAGGCAGCGGATTAA
- a CDS encoding cytochrome d ubiquinol oxidase subunit II: MPGLEEIIAGCIVISLTLYALLGGADYGAGIWYLLARGPEAQTQRHLISTAIGPIWEANHVWLILVITLLFSAFPLAYARISTVLHIPLTLLLTGIVFRGSAFAFRSYDVQQSPLHRFWGTLFGLSSLITAMFLGIILGTLTSSYLQNVQGGFVDVFVLPWIQPFPLAVGIWTITLFAFLASTYLIHETPLPALRGLYRRKALWSLADFSHNGYPDPPPHEKLRFRNQPRIATKSKRMGISHSGFIRDAGKYNWAVDQTISPRPDISRRVCHRYYLGMGIWSISISHKTRFNHFQHHGPGFNAGIASLRIGGRNDCGLTLTSVPFSCVQKNPGVNQPIQS, from the coding sequence ATGCCAGGGCTTGAGGAAATTATCGCCGGGTGCATTGTCATATCGCTCACCTTGTATGCCCTGTTGGGCGGAGCAGATTATGGAGCCGGCATTTGGTATCTCCTAGCCAGAGGGCCGGAGGCGCAAACGCAACGTCACTTGATTTCTACTGCTATAGGGCCCATTTGGGAAGCGAACCACGTATGGTTGATCCTGGTCATCACGCTTCTCTTTTCAGCCTTTCCCCTTGCCTATGCCAGAATATCGACCGTACTCCACATTCCCTTGACCTTGCTCCTCACCGGTATCGTGTTTCGAGGATCTGCCTTTGCCTTCCGTAGTTATGATGTCCAGCAGTCTCCGCTCCATCGATTCTGGGGAACGCTCTTCGGGCTCTCCAGTCTGATCACGGCGATGTTCTTAGGCATTATTCTTGGCACGCTAACCTCCAGCTACCTGCAGAACGTTCAAGGAGGATTCGTTGACGTGTTTGTGCTCCCATGGATTCAACCTTTCCCGTTGGCAGTGGGAATCTGGACGATCACGCTTTTTGCATTTTTGGCATCAACCTACTTAATCCATGAAACCCCGTTACCGGCTCTCAGAGGTCTGTATCGCCGAAAAGCTCTGTGGTCGCTTGCGGACTTCAGCCATAATGGCTATCCTGACCCTCCTCCTCACGAAAAATTACGCTTCAGAAATCAGCCAAGGATTGCTACAAAGTCCAAACGGATGGGTATTTCTCATTCTGGCTTTATTAGGGATGCTGGCAAGTATAATTGGGCTGTGGACCAAACGATTTCACCTCGCCCGGATATCAGCCGTCGGGTATGTCACCGCTATTATCTGGGGATGGGGATTTGGTCAATATCCATATCTCATAAAACCCGATTTAACCATTTTCAACACCACGGCCCCGGCTTCAACGCTGGAATTGCTTCTCTTCGCATTGGTGGCAGGAATGATTGTGGTCTTACCCTCACTTCTGTACCTTTTTCGTGTGTTCAAAAAAATCCAGGTGTGAATCAGCCTATTCAATCGTGA
- a CDS encoding VOC family protein → MKIVEFAFIVYPASDLARSRAFYEGVLGLTSATSMDLADGFWVEYEIGPHTLAIGKEPFLKPSGDGPQLVLEVDDFDKTIEHLRHHNVQFALEPFDLPHCRAAIVLDPDGNKLGIHRRKT, encoded by the coding sequence ATGAAGATTGTCGAATTTGCTTTTATCGTATATCCAGCCTCGGATCTGGCGCGGTCCCGTGCCTTTTATGAGGGCGTTCTCGGGCTCACCAGCGCGACTTCCATGGATCTGGCCGACGGATTCTGGGTCGAGTATGAGATCGGTCCTCACACGCTGGCCATCGGCAAAGAACCATTCCTGAAGCCCTCGGGCGATGGTCCTCAGCTTGTGCTGGAAGTGGACGATTTTGACAAGACGATAGAACATCTCAGACATCACAACGTGCAGTTTGCCCTTGAGCCTTTTGACCTTCCTCATTGCAGGGCAGCAATTGTTCTGGACCCCGACGGGAACAAGCTTGGTATCCATAGACGAAAGACCTAA